The following proteins are co-located in the Arctopsyche grandis isolate Sample6627 chromosome 3, ASM5162203v2, whole genome shotgun sequence genome:
- the LOC143909077 gene encoding RNA-binding protein 1-like isoform X2, which translates to MSRFREWDLSCKVYVGNLGSSASKYEIERVFCKYGPIRNVWVARNPPGFAFVEFEDSRDAEDSVRGLDGTRCCGTRIRVEMSSGRTRRDGGRRSRSRSPRRRSYSRGRSYSPKRSGSRGRDRDRSVSPRAKRSYSRDRRSRSVDSRERY; encoded by the exons ATGTCGCGGTTTCGAGAATGGGACCTGTCGTGCAAGGTGTACGTGGGCAACCTGGGCTCGTCGGCCTCCAAGTACGAGATCGAACGCGTCTTCTGCAAATACGGCCCTATAAGGAACGTGTGGGTGGCGAGAAACCCACCCGGATTTGCCTTCGTCGAGTTCGAGGACTCGAGAGACGCCGAGGACTCCGTCAGGGGTCTCGACGGAAC ACGCTGTTGTGGAACTCGTATCAGAGTCGAAATGTCTTCAGGGCGTACTCGTAGAGACGGCGGCCGAAG GTCACGAAGTAGAAGTCCCCGTAGGCGATCCTATTCTCGGGGAAGATCGTACTCACCTAAAAGGAGCGGGTCTCGAGGTCGAGACCGCGATCGTAGTGTGTCACCTCGTGCCAAGAGGTCGTACTCGCGCGATCGACGCAGCCGCTCCGTGGACAGCCGAGAGAGATACTGA
- the LOC143909077 gene encoding serine/arginine-rich splicing factor 7-like isoform X1, which yields MSRFREWDLSCKVYVGNLGSSASKYEIERVFCKYGPIRNVWVARNPPGFAFVEFEDSRDAEDSVRGLDGTRCCGTRIRVEMSSGRTRRDGGRRCQFTTTTTTIVPPPPHVDNCPPPSADPTDITTTTTTSACYSTTLTTLPVLKLTPPIAAVPLRNCKCDLNFHIFPISNATFQVF from the exons ATGTCGCGGTTTCGAGAATGGGACCTGTCGTGCAAGGTGTACGTGGGCAACCTGGGCTCGTCGGCCTCCAAGTACGAGATCGAACGCGTCTTCTGCAAATACGGCCCTATAAGGAACGTGTGGGTGGCGAGAAACCCACCCGGATTTGCCTTCGTCGAGTTCGAGGACTCGAGAGACGCCGAGGACTCCGTCAGGGGTCTCGACGGAAC ACGCTGTTGTGGAACTCGTATCAGAGTCGAAATGTCTTCAGGGCGTACTCGTAGAGACGGCGGCCGAAG GTGCCAATTCACCACAACCACCACAACCATCGTACCACCACCACCACATGTCGACAACTGTCCGCCGCCTTCGGCCGATCCAACCGATATCACCACCACAACTACTACTTCTGCTTGTTACTCGACTACCTTGACAACTTTACCAGTACTGAAATTAACGCCTCCCATTGCCGCGGTTCCGCTTCGAAACTGCAAATGCGATCTAAACTTTCACATATTCCCCATTTCGAATGCGACATTCCAAGTTTTTTAA
- the LOC143909805 gene encoding uncharacterized protein LOC143909805, producing the protein MSTVNEVQKVLITGWSVDFVYLLHQKSLPSPFMTNLIHWNKKSGTPVIYVCRDDGLGETICLPCEYNLKLFSSFKSTCIQSDGMRRRIYECPVIKTEEVILDDLVLEEESDTDLTTQNHTGLKLFKCDICSQSFTRKHSLIEHQNIHARLKPFKCDICSKSFSHRSKLAVHQQSHAGSKPFNCDVCSKSFMHKSSLITHLATHTGLKPFKCDICSQSFTRKYSLIEHQHIHTGLKPFKCNICSKSFGRKSNLAEHQHIHAGLKPFKCDICLKSFASKSYLVVHKTNHSGLKPYKCDVCLQSFGQKSNLAKHQQLHAGLKPFQCDVCLKSFIQKASLVAHMTNHTGLKPFKCNICLKSFCRKSDVVAHMTIHAGIKPFKCEICSKAFRRKCHLEKHATIHVRLKSFECGTCSRSFANKSSLMVHQRIHTVFN; encoded by the exons ATGTCAACTGTCAATGAAGTGCAAAAAGTCTTGATAACGGGATGGAGTGTCGACTTTGTCTATCTATTGCACCAGAAGAGTCTTCCATCTCCATTTATGACAAACCTCATCCACTGGAACAAGAAATCTGGAACACCTGTCATATAC GTGTGCAGAGACGATGGTCTGGGAGAAACAATATGCTTGCcgtgtgaatataatttaaaattgttcagCAGCTTCAAAAGTACGTGCATTCAAAGCGATGGAATGCGAAGACGGATATATGAGTGCCCAGTTATAAAAACAGAAGAAGTTATATTGGACGATTTGGTTTTAGAAGAAGAATCTGATACTGATTTGACCACGCAAAATCACACTGGGCTAAAGCTCTTCAAGTGTGATATCTGCTCACAATCATTTACACGAAAACACTCTTTGATAGAACATCAGAACATTCACGCCAGGTTAAAACCATTCAAGTGTGATATATGTTCAAAATCTTTCAGTCACAGATCCAAATTAGCAGTACACCAGCAATCACACGCCGGGTCTAAACCTTTCAACTGTGACGTCTGTTCAAAGTCTTTCATGCATAAGTCTAGTTTAATCACTCACTTGGCCACTCACACTGGTTTAAAACCATTCAAATGCGACATCTGCTCGCAATCGTTTACACGAAAATATTCCCTGATCGAGCATCAACACATTCACACTGGAttaaaaccattcaaatgtAACATCTGCTCAAAATCGTTCGGCCGAAAATCGAACTTAGCCGAACATCAGCACATTCACGCTGGGCTAAAACCGTTCAAGTGTGATATCTGCTTGAAATCGTTCGCTTCAAAATCATACTTAGTGGTCCACAAGACCAACCACTCTGGATTAAAACCGTACAAGTGTGACGTTTGTTTACAGTCATTCGGTCAAAAATCAAACCTGGCAAAACATCAACAATTGCACGCTGGGCTAAAACCGTTCCAGTGCGACGTCTGCTTGAAGTCGTTCATTCAAAAAGCTAGTTTGGTGGCCCACATGACCAATCACACTGGATTGAAACctttcaaatgtaatatttgtttaaagtcGTTTTGTCGAAAATCCGACGTGGTCGCCCATATGACCATTCACGCCGGGATTAAACCGTTCAAATGCGAAATCTGCTCAAAAGCGTTCCGTCGAAAATGCCATTTAGAGAAACATGCAACTATTCACGTAAGGCTAAAATCATTCGAATGTGGCACATGTTCGAGATCGTTTGCAAACAAGTCATCCCTAATGGTACATCAGCGTATCCACACCGTGTTCAATTAA
- the UbcE2M gene encoding NEDD8-conjugating enzyme UbcE2M gives MIKLFSLKQQKEEEGAPRHNHHKRASAAHLRITKDLNELNLPKTCNIEFPDPDDLLNFKLIICPDEGFYRGGRFVFSFKVGPNYPHEPPKVKCETAVYHPNIDLEGNVCLNILREDWKPVLTVNSVVYGLQYLFLEPNPEDPLNKEAAEELQNARRVFEQHVQKAMRGGYVGSNYFERCLK, from the exons ATGATCAAACTGTTCTCGCTGAAGCAGCAGAAGGAGGAGGAAGGCGCGCCCAGACACAACCACCACAAAAGGGCTTCGGCCGCTCACCTCAGGATCACCAAAG attTGAATGAGTTGAATCTCCCAAAAACGTGCAACATAGAATTTCCAGATCCCGACGatcttttaaatttcaaacttaTCATCTGTCCCGATGAAGGATTCTACAGAGGAGGCAGatttgtttttagttttaaa GTAGGTCCCAACTATCCTCACGAGCCACCTAAAGTAAAATGTGAGACTGCCGTTTATCACCCAAACATTGATTTGGAAGGaaatgtatgtttaaatattcTCCGTGAAGACTGGAAACCCGTTCTCACTGTCAATTCTGTCGTCTATGGCTTGCAATATCTCTTCTTG gaACCCAACCCAGAAGATCCTCTTAACAAAGAAGCAGCAGAGGAGTTACAGAATGCACGAAGAGTGTTCGAACAACACGTTCAAAAAGCAATGCGTGGTGGTTACGTCGGTTCAAACTATTTTGAAAGATGTTTAAAGTGA